From the Thermococcus sp. 18S1 genome, one window contains:
- a CDS encoding V-type ATP synthase subunit H, translated as MEDVIKQIVDAEKQAEARIEKAKEDAREIVLKAREEAKLLEREIIQNAEAQAEALVEKARAEGEEEAKKVLEEGNAEIEELKVKATNNFERAISAGIALVRGS; from the coding sequence ATGGAGGACGTCATCAAGCAGATTGTTGATGCAGAGAAGCAGGCCGAGGCACGCATTGAAAAGGCCAAAGAGGACGCCAGGGAGATAGTGCTTAAGGCCCGCGAGGAGGCCAAGCTTCTCGAGAGGGAGATAATACAGAACGCTGAGGCTCAGGCGGAAGCCCTCGTCGAGAAGGCCCGTGCCGAAGGCGAGGAGGAGGCCAAAAAGGTCCTTGAGGAGGGCAACGCTGAGATTGAGGAGCTCAAGGTGAAGGCTACCAACAACTTTGAGAGGGCCATCTCGGCTGGTATAGCACTCGTGAGAGGGAGCTGA
- a CDS encoding V-type ATP synthase subunit C, with the protein MEPGAVSGILDTTLAVVFTWVGYKTARIIWKYTPYSYPNARIRAMEAKLLTEQRFNELAESRTLQNFVVGLEDTEYRDYFADLSSYDVESIERALERALAGTYELMIKILPKRSAPFFRLMLEEWDVRNVASVVKAKLAGEPAADYVIEIGTMLPKIKAIAGAKTMEEILVVLEGTPYEEPYQKLILGEITPREFETELYRMHYGKLLSYALSRKEDERVILEEFVRLKIDKLNILTVLRAKAAGMSAEDIRPMLIPGGSVRLDPLLHVDDLSMALAELDSTKYGPVIRDVREEVERDLSVLERALERHILTRVNELNRFYPLSVAAPLGYVIQKEREVRKLRAIAKLISDGLEPERIKEMAGDAA; encoded by the coding sequence ATGGAACCAGGAGCGGTGAGCGGAATACTGGACACTACCCTCGCAGTGGTGTTCACGTGGGTGGGATACAAAACGGCCAGGATAATCTGGAAATACACCCCCTACTCATACCCCAACGCCAGGATAAGGGCGATGGAGGCAAAGCTCCTCACCGAGCAGAGATTCAACGAGCTGGCGGAGAGCAGGACGCTCCAGAACTTCGTCGTCGGTCTTGAGGACACGGAATACAGGGATTACTTCGCCGATCTCTCCAGCTACGACGTTGAATCGATAGAGAGGGCCCTGGAGAGAGCCCTGGCCGGAACATACGAGCTGATGATTAAAATCCTCCCGAAGAGGTCCGCCCCCTTCTTCAGGCTCATGCTTGAGGAGTGGGACGTCAGGAACGTGGCGAGCGTCGTCAAGGCCAAGCTGGCGGGGGAGCCGGCGGCCGACTACGTCATAGAAATCGGAACCATGCTCCCGAAGATCAAGGCCATCGCAGGGGCCAAGACCATGGAGGAGATACTCGTCGTGCTCGAGGGCACCCCCTACGAGGAGCCCTACCAGAAGCTCATCCTCGGGGAGATAACCCCCAGGGAGTTCGAGACCGAACTCTACAGGATGCACTACGGCAAGCTGCTCAGCTATGCCCTCTCCAGAAAGGAGGATGAACGCGTCATCCTCGAGGAGTTCGTCAGGCTGAAGATAGACAAGCTGAACATCCTCACCGTCCTCAGGGCCAAGGCCGCTGGAATGTCCGCCGAGGATATCAGGCCCATGCTCATACCCGGCGGAAGCGTCAGGCTCGACCCGCTCCTGCACGTGGACGACCTCAGCATGGCACTGGCCGAGCTTGACTCCACCAAGTACGGCCCGGTCATCAGGGACGTCAGGGAGGAGGTCGAGAGGGACCTGAGCGTCCTCGAGAGGGCCCTTGAGAGGCACATCCTAACTCGGGTGAACGAGCTCAACAGGTTCTACCCGCTCAGCGTGGCCGCGCCGCTCGGCTACGTCATTCAGAAGGAGCGCGAGGTCAGGAAGCTCAGGGCCATAGCCAAGCTCATCAGCGACGGCCTCGAGCCAGAGAGGATAAAGGAGATGGCGGGTGATGCCGCATGA
- a CDS encoding ATP synthase subunit B produces MPGMEYSTVSKIYGPLMIVQGVKGVAYGEVVEIETDRGEKRKGQVLEARQDMAIVQVFEGTRDLDVKTTRVRFTGETLKVPVSMDMLGRIFNGIGKPIDGGPEIIPEDRRDVHGAPLNPVARAYPRDFIQTGVSAIDGMNTLIRGQKLPIFSGSGLPHNMLAAQIARQAKVLGEEEQFAVVFAAMGITYEEANFFKKSFEETGAIERAVLFLNLADDPAIERIITPRMALTVAEYLAFDYDMQVLVILTDMTNYAEALREISAAREEVPGRRGYPGYMYTDLATIYERAGRVRGRKGSITQVPILTMPDDDITHPIPDLTGYITEGQIVLSRDLHRKGIYPPIDVLPSLSRLMKDGIGKGMTRDDHPQLSQQLYAAYAEGRSLRDLVAVVGEEALSETDRKYLKFAERFEKEFVAQRYDEDRSIEETLDLGWELLAELPESELKRVRKEYILKYHPKYRKREG; encoded by the coding sequence ATGCCGGGAATGGAGTACTCAACCGTTAGCAAGATTTACGGACCGCTCATGATAGTCCAGGGCGTCAAGGGCGTCGCCTACGGTGAGGTCGTTGAGATAGAAACCGATAGGGGCGAGAAGAGGAAGGGTCAGGTCCTCGAGGCCAGACAGGACATGGCCATCGTTCAGGTCTTCGAGGGAACGCGCGACCTCGACGTCAAGACGACCCGCGTCCGCTTCACCGGAGAGACCCTCAAGGTCCCGGTCAGCATGGACATGCTCGGAAGGATATTCAACGGTATCGGAAAGCCCATCGACGGCGGACCTGAGATCATTCCGGAGGACAGGAGAGACGTCCACGGTGCACCGCTCAACCCGGTCGCCCGTGCCTACCCGAGGGACTTCATCCAGACTGGTGTCTCTGCCATAGACGGAATGAACACCCTCATCCGCGGTCAGAAGCTGCCCATCTTCAGCGGTTCCGGATTGCCGCACAACATGCTCGCGGCCCAGATAGCCAGGCAGGCCAAGGTCCTCGGTGAGGAGGAGCAGTTCGCCGTCGTCTTCGCGGCCATGGGTATCACCTACGAGGAAGCCAATTTCTTCAAGAAGAGCTTCGAGGAGACCGGTGCTATCGAGAGAGCCGTGCTCTTCCTCAACCTCGCCGACGACCCGGCCATCGAGCGTATCATCACCCCGCGTATGGCGCTGACGGTTGCCGAGTACCTCGCCTTCGACTACGACATGCAGGTGCTCGTCATCCTCACGGACATGACCAACTACGCGGAAGCTCTGCGTGAGATTTCAGCGGCACGTGAGGAGGTTCCGGGCAGGCGTGGTTATCCGGGTTACATGTACACCGACCTCGCCACCATCTACGAGCGTGCCGGCCGTGTCAGGGGCAGGAAGGGTTCCATCACCCAGGTGCCCATCCTGACGATGCCGGACGACGACATAACCCACCCGATTCCGGACCTGACCGGATACATCACCGAGGGCCAGATAGTCCTCAGCAGGGACCTTCACAGGAAGGGTATCTACCCGCCCATTGACGTCCTTCCGTCGCTCAGCCGTCTGATGAAGGACGGTATCGGTAAGGGCATGACCCGTGACGACCACCCGCAGCTCAGCCAGCAGCTCTACGCGGCCTACGCAGAGGGACGCTCCCTGAGAGACCTCGTCGCCGTCGTTGGTGAAGAGGCTTTAAGCGAGACCGACAGGAAGTACCTCAAGTTCGCCGAGCGCTTCGAGAAGGAGTTCGTCGCCCAGCGCTACGACGAGGACAGGAGCATCGAGGAGACCCTCGACCTCGGCTGGGAGCTCCTTGCCGAGCTTCCGGAGAGCGAGCTCAAGCGTGTCAGGAAGGAGTACATCCTCAAGTACCACCCCAAGTACAGGAAGAGGGAGGGCTGA
- a CDS encoding V-type ATP synthase subunit F — MKIAVLGDKDTALGFRLAGAHEVYSFEDTPLEIERLRNKLRELIERGDVGIILITERFAQRVEIPEVTLPIILQVPDKSGSRFGEEAIKEIVRRAIGVELKR, encoded by the coding sequence ATGAAGATAGCCGTGCTCGGGGACAAGGATACGGCGCTGGGGTTCAGGCTCGCCGGCGCCCATGAGGTTTATTCCTTTGAGGACACGCCTCTGGAGATTGAGAGGCTCAGGAACAAGCTCAGGGAGCTTATCGAGAGGGGCGACGTGGGAATAATACTCATAACCGAGAGGTTCGCCCAGAGGGTTGAGATACCCGAGGTTACGCTTCCGATCATCCTTCAGGTGCCGGACAAGTCCGGCTCTAGGTTCGGCGAAGAGGCGATTAAGGAGATAGTTAGGAGGGCAATTGGTGTTGAGCTGAAGAGGTGA
- a CDS encoding preprotein translocase subunit SecD, whose protein sequence is MKRRTRNLLLNWRIILLILFLVGSVATLAFKPLTYGIDISGGVALVAQTEHPVDSDTMQLVVSSLQKRLNTLGLRDITVEAQGDQIVLIKVANVSTAEEANQIKSVIESQGVFYMEFTGTVFGTGEDVEYVGIYQIKPDNSWAVPFRISKSAAEKFAELAYGKKGWPVDMFLDPPVNSLMVVPDSVYRLMNSTDFNAEAPNAPTLMERIGKAFNVTVVAYANQSADEIAKLAEGKDKIVLVDVPQDLQTQLEGMNITVRYVPRAQGESDHALIVRVLGLYGPYSLGEGLTVGEPQQDVQITGAAPDRLTAEQEASTIYTVLKSGSLPVKLNVVGMEFISPRLGENFRTQALYAGLAALIAVLLIVYFHYRNWRIAIPVASTSLFEVIIILGFAALINWNLDLPSIAGIIAAIGTGVDQQIVITDELLSGEKTTRITRRASVLRRMGRAFFVIFASAATTIAAMSFLLVYFVGTLKGFAFTTILGVLIGILVTRPAYAEIAKYLLGED, encoded by the coding sequence ATGAAGAGAAGAACCAGGAACCTTCTTCTCAACTGGAGGATAATCCTGCTCATCCTGTTCCTCGTGGGCTCGGTGGCCACCCTGGCCTTCAAGCCCCTGACGTATGGAATCGACATATCCGGTGGTGTCGCCCTCGTCGCCCAGACGGAGCACCCCGTTGACAGCGATACGATGCAGCTCGTTGTCAGCTCGCTCCAGAAGAGGCTTAACACCCTCGGACTGAGGGACATCACCGTCGAGGCGCAGGGAGACCAGATAGTGCTTATCAAGGTCGCTAACGTGAGCACCGCGGAGGAGGCCAACCAGATAAAGTCCGTCATCGAGAGTCAGGGTGTATTCTACATGGAGTTCACCGGAACCGTGTTCGGAACCGGCGAGGATGTTGAGTACGTTGGAATATATCAAATAAAGCCCGACAACAGCTGGGCCGTTCCGTTCAGGATTTCGAAATCCGCCGCCGAGAAATTTGCCGAGCTCGCCTACGGTAAGAAGGGCTGGCCCGTTGACATGTTCCTTGATCCCCCGGTCAACTCCCTGATGGTGGTGCCGGACTCTGTTTACAGGCTCATGAACAGCACGGACTTCAACGCAGAGGCCCCGAACGCCCCGACCCTCATGGAGAGGATCGGCAAGGCCTTCAACGTAACCGTCGTCGCCTACGCCAACCAGAGTGCCGACGAGATAGCTAAACTCGCGGAGGGCAAGGATAAGATAGTTCTCGTCGATGTCCCGCAGGACCTGCAGACCCAGCTCGAGGGAATGAACATCACTGTCCGCTACGTTCCGAGGGCCCAGGGTGAGAGTGATCACGCGCTCATAGTGAGGGTTCTCGGGCTTTACGGTCCCTACTCCCTCGGTGAGGGTCTCACGGTCGGTGAACCCCAGCAGGACGTTCAGATCACCGGAGCCGCCCCGGACAGGCTCACCGCCGAGCAGGAGGCCAGCACGATCTACACCGTTCTCAAGAGCGGTTCGCTCCCGGTCAAGCTCAACGTCGTCGGCATGGAGTTCATATCCCCGCGCCTCGGGGAGAACTTCAGGACCCAGGCCCTCTACGCGGGTCTCGCCGCCCTGATAGCGGTGCTCCTCATAGTGTACTTCCACTACAGGAACTGGAGAATCGCTATACCCGTCGCGAGCACCAGCCTCTTTGAGGTCATAATAATCCTCGGCTTCGCCGCGCTCATAAACTGGAACCTCGACCTCCCGAGCATCGCGGGTATCATCGCGGCGATCGGTACCGGCGTTGATCAGCAGATAGTCATAACCGACGAGCTGCTCAGCGGCGAGAAGACCACGAGGATAACCAGGCGCGCCAGCGTTCTCAGGAGGATGGGAAGGGCGTTCTTCGTCATCTTCGCATCAGCGGCGACGACCATAGCGGCCATGAGCTTCCTGCTGGTTTACTTCGTCGGAACTCTCAAGGGATTCGCCTTCACCACGATACTCGGCGTCCTCATTGGAATCCTCGTCACCAGGCCGGCCTACGCTGAAATAGCCAAATACCTGCTCGGTGAGGACTGA
- a CDS encoding V-type ATP synthase subunit K (produces ATP from ADP in the presence of a proton gradient across the membrane; the K subunit is a nonenzymatic component which binds the dimeric form by interacting with the G and E subunits) translates to MDPIVYVSLGAALAAGLAGAASAFGVGIAGAAAAGVVAEDEKNFKNALILEGLPMTQSIYGLITLFLILMVSGILGGGFKFTDPSNMDNIVKSAILLGAGLVVGLTGLSAIPQGIIASAGIGAVAKNPKTFTQGIIFAAMAETMAIFGLVGALIMIVTGVGF, encoded by the coding sequence ATGGACCCGATAGTTTACGTATCCCTTGGTGCGGCCCTTGCGGCCGGTCTCGCCGGAGCCGCTTCGGCCTTCGGTGTTGGTATAGCAGGTGCAGCAGCGGCAGGAGTCGTCGCCGAGGATGAGAAGAACTTCAAGAACGCCCTCATCCTTGAGGGTCTCCCAATGACCCAGAGTATATACGGCCTCATTACCCTGTTCCTCATCCTGATGGTCTCGGGAATCCTCGGTGGCGGCTTCAAGTTCACCGACCCGAGCAACATGGACAACATCGTTAAGAGCGCCATACTCCTCGGTGCCGGTCTCGTGGTTGGTCTCACCGGCCTCTCGGCCATCCCGCAGGGTATCATCGCCAGCGCCGGTATCGGTGCCGTCGCCAAGAACCCGAAGACCTTCACCCAGGGAATCATCTTCGCCGCTATGGCCGAGACCATGGCCATCTTCGGTCTCGTCGGTGCCCTGATTATGATAGTTACCGGAGTCGGCTTCTGA
- a CDS encoding V-type ATP synthase subunit E produces MDGAELIIQEINREAEQKIQYILSEAQKEAEQIKEEARKRAEARAEWIMRKAQTQAEIEKQRIVANARLEVRKKRLAVQEELIQEVITALRERLAELPDEEYFPMLVDLAVQAVGELGSESVVVRSNERTLKLLSERADEFRKALGERLGREIEVSLGEPVGTIGGLVVETPDGAVRVDNTFEARIERFEGELRAEIAKALFG; encoded by the coding sequence ATGGATGGAGCAGAGCTGATCATTCAGGAGATAAACAGGGAAGCGGAGCAGAAGATACAGTACATCCTCAGTGAGGCCCAGAAGGAAGCGGAGCAGATCAAGGAGGAAGCGAGGAAGAGGGCCGAGGCCAGGGCCGAGTGGATAATGAGGAAGGCCCAGACCCAGGCAGAGATAGAGAAGCAGAGGATAGTAGCCAACGCCCGCCTCGAGGTCAGGAAGAAGAGGCTCGCCGTTCAGGAGGAGCTCATCCAGGAGGTCATCACCGCGCTTCGTGAGAGGCTTGCGGAGCTTCCCGACGAGGAGTACTTCCCGATGCTCGTTGACCTTGCGGTTCAGGCTGTTGGGGAGCTCGGTTCCGAGAGCGTCGTCGTTCGCTCCAACGAGAGGACTCTGAAGCTCCTCTCGGAGAGGGCCGATGAGTTCAGAAAAGCCCTCGGCGAGAGGCTCGGCAGGGAGATCGAGGTAAGCCTCGGGGAGCCTGTCGGCACCATAGGCGGCCTCGTCGTTGAGACCCCCGACGGCGCGGTTAGGGTTGACAACACCTTCGAGGCCAGGATAGAGAGGTTTGAAGGCGAGCTCAGGGCGGAAATAGCCAAGGCTCTCTTCGGGTGA
- a CDS encoding TrkA family potassium uptake protein yields the protein MFVVIMGAGRVGYLVAKMLEEEGHDVTIIEMDKARAKELSLLINGLVIEGDATDPKTLEEANIKQADAFAALTGKDDANLLACILAKHLNPKVKTSLRLGNPKNRRIFEEVTDLKRYFDFVISPEEIAAEYISRNIVTPGFDRVLFPKEGAEIVRFTIDENSEIAGKYVRDLKLPRDALMIAVYDEKGNLIIPSGDTKLPEKGQVIVFAKNNILDNVKGLLERRKPNNES from the coding sequence ATGTTCGTCGTGATAATGGGTGCCGGAAGGGTCGGCTACCTCGTGGCCAAAATGCTGGAGGAGGAGGGGCACGACGTCACCATAATCGAGATGGACAAGGCGAGGGCCAAGGAGCTCTCCCTCCTCATCAACGGCCTGGTTATTGAGGGAGACGCGACCGACCCGAAGACCCTCGAGGAGGCCAACATCAAGCAGGCGGACGCCTTCGCGGCTCTGACCGGCAAGGACGACGCCAACCTGCTGGCCTGCATACTGGCGAAGCACCTGAATCCCAAGGTGAAAACCTCCCTCAGACTGGGAAACCCCAAGAACAGGCGCATATTCGAGGAGGTAACCGACCTCAAGCGCTACTTCGACTTCGTCATCAGTCCTGAGGAGATAGCGGCTGAGTACATAAGCAGGAACATAGTCACTCCGGGCTTCGACCGCGTCCTCTTCCCGAAGGAGGGCGCCGAGATAGTACGCTTTACCATCGACGAAAACAGCGAGATAGCGGGCAAGTACGTTCGCGACCTCAAACTGCCCAGGGACGCCCTCATGATAGCCGTTTACGACGAGAAGGGCAACCTGATAATCCCGTCCGGCGACACGAAGCTCCCTGAGAAGGGTCAGGTCATAGTCTTCGCCAAGAACAACATACTGGACAACGTGAAGGGTCTCCTCGAGAGAAGAAAACCCAACAATGAAAGTTAA
- a CDS encoding V-type ATP synthase subunit I: protein MFKPEEMVKIEVITLNRYKDSLLTYLHENGVIEIRELDVKVAQKDSPNEYHRKAASYSITISRLVDFLKAYKKQSGGGIKEFIFPSERAKKKYRYEGIEKLIKDVEAFLATVEPEIKAVEGKITSTQTEIERIKNDIAILELLSALNLDVSYLKSTGMLEIIVGTVDRNKFRPLVEEVEKATEGRAVVVSKEFKDKILAVFAFLKRDYEKANPILAKYSLERLEVPEGEGTPRELISVYEEKLRKKEGELESAKKDAEMLAEKYYDDVVFYQELMENERDKSTVLPMLARTNMTFALTGWLPRADVPKVLEGIKKVTENKAYINVREPSAEELDEIPIKLRNPGWARPFEMLTEMYGVPKYDEIDPTPIITFTYSFFFGFMLTDFMYGLIIAIIAALLVKGHKKFNDGTYKFSYTLLISSFFTMIMGAIFGSYFGNALDLAGFTVPRVWDTFQDALVVLQLALAIGIAHLFLGYTLGFVVKFKNGDRKGAVLDQLSWMLIILGIVTLVLGTNSPSAGTVGKALFGIGLVLFAIGEIVNNGGLAVLLIISDFFGFVGSWLSYARLMALALATAGIAMVINILVQMVWGVSIGPVPIGIIIGLILFAGGQLFSVAINALGAFVHSLRLQYVEFFGTFYSGEGKPFEPFRAKREVSELEFEA, encoded by the coding sequence ATGTTCAAGCCTGAAGAGATGGTCAAAATAGAGGTTATCACGCTCAACCGCTACAAGGATAGTCTTCTCACGTACCTCCACGAGAACGGCGTGATCGAGATAAGGGAGCTTGACGTCAAGGTCGCCCAGAAGGACTCGCCGAACGAGTACCACAGGAAGGCCGCCTCGTACAGCATAACCATATCCAGGCTCGTTGATTTTCTCAAGGCGTATAAGAAGCAGAGCGGTGGGGGCATAAAGGAGTTCATCTTCCCGAGTGAGAGGGCGAAGAAGAAGTACAGGTACGAGGGCATAGAGAAGCTCATCAAGGACGTTGAGGCGTTCCTGGCCACCGTAGAGCCGGAGATAAAGGCCGTCGAGGGCAAGATAACCTCCACCCAGACCGAGATTGAGAGGATAAAGAACGACATCGCGATTCTTGAGCTGCTCTCCGCGCTCAACCTCGACGTCTCATACCTCAAATCGACCGGCATGCTCGAGATAATCGTTGGAACCGTTGACAGGAACAAGTTCAGGCCCCTCGTCGAGGAGGTCGAGAAGGCCACGGAGGGAAGGGCCGTCGTCGTCTCCAAGGAGTTCAAGGACAAGATTCTGGCGGTCTTCGCTTTCCTCAAGCGCGACTACGAGAAGGCCAACCCGATACTCGCCAAGTACTCCCTCGAGAGGCTCGAGGTTCCAGAGGGTGAGGGAACGCCGAGGGAGCTCATATCGGTTTACGAGGAGAAGCTCAGGAAGAAGGAGGGAGAGCTTGAGAGCGCCAAGAAGGACGCCGAGATGCTGGCAGAGAAGTACTACGACGACGTCGTCTTCTACCAGGAGCTGATGGAGAACGAGCGCGACAAGTCAACCGTGCTTCCGATGCTCGCCAGAACCAATATGACCTTCGCTTTAACCGGATGGCTCCCCAGGGCCGACGTGCCGAAGGTTCTCGAGGGGATAAAGAAGGTCACCGAGAACAAGGCCTACATAAACGTCCGCGAGCCGAGTGCGGAGGAGCTCGACGAGATTCCGATAAAGCTCAGGAACCCCGGATGGGCCAGGCCCTTCGAGATGCTCACCGAGATGTACGGCGTTCCCAAGTACGACGAGATAGACCCGACTCCGATAATAACCTTCACGTACTCGTTCTTCTTCGGATTCATGCTCACAGACTTCATGTACGGTCTCATAATAGCCATAATAGCGGCGCTCCTCGTCAAGGGGCACAAGAAGTTCAACGACGGCACATACAAGTTCTCATACACCCTGCTCATCAGTTCGTTCTTCACCATGATAATGGGCGCCATCTTCGGTAGCTACTTCGGCAACGCCCTTGACCTCGCTGGATTTACCGTTCCGCGCGTCTGGGACACCTTCCAGGACGCCCTCGTTGTGCTCCAGCTCGCCCTCGCGATAGGAATAGCCCACCTGTTCCTGGGTTACACCCTCGGCTTCGTGGTCAAGTTCAAGAACGGCGACAGGAAGGGGGCTGTGCTCGACCAGCTGTCCTGGATGCTCATAATACTCGGAATAGTGACCCTCGTCCTTGGAACCAACAGCCCGAGCGCCGGAACCGTCGGCAAGGCCCTCTTTGGAATCGGCCTGGTGCTCTTCGCGATAGGGGAGATAGTCAACAACGGTGGGCTGGCGGTACTGCTGATAATCTCGGACTTCTTCGGCTTCGTGGGAAGCTGGCTCAGCTACGCCAGGCTGATGGCGCTGGCCCTGGCGACGGCAGGAATAGCGATGGTCATCAACATCCTCGTGCAGATGGTCTGGGGCGTGAGCATAGGCCCCGTTCCGATAGGCATAATCATAGGTCTCATACTCTTTGCCGGCGGCCAGCTGTTTTCGGTCGCCATCAACGCCCTCGGAGCGTTCGTCCACTCGCTCCGTCTCCAGTACGTTGAGTTTTTCGGTACGTTCTATTCAGGTGAAGGTAAACCCTTCGAGCCCTTCAGGGCAAAAAGAGAAGTGTCTGAGTTGGAGTTTGAAGCTTAA
- a CDS encoding ATP synthase subunit A — translation MGRIIRVTGPLVVADEMKGSKMYEVVRVGEMGLIGEIIRLEGDRAVIQVYEETAGIRPGEPVEGTGASLSVELGPGLLTAMYDGIQRPLEALRDLSGDFIARGLTAPALPRDKKWHFTPRVKVGDKVVGGDVLGVVPETSIIEHKILVPPWVEGEIVEIAEEGDYTVEEVIAKVKKPDGSIEELKMYHRWPVRVKRPYKNKLPPEVPLITGQRTIDTFFSQAKGGTAAIPGPFGSGKTVTQHQLAKWSDAQIVVYIGCGERGNEMTDVLEEFPKLKDPKTGKPLMERTVLIANTSNMPVAAREASIYTGITIAEYFRDQGYDVALMADSTSRWAEALREISGRLEEMPGEEGYPAYLASKIAEFYERAGRVVTLGSEERVGSVSVIGAVSPPGGDFSEPVVQNTLRVVKVFWALDADLARRRHFPAINWLRSYSLYVDSIKDWWHQNVDPEWKAMRDRAMELLQKEAELQEIVRIVGPDALPDREKAVLIVTRMIREDYLQQDAFDEVDTYCPPKKQVTMLRVILNFYDRTMEAVDRGVPVDEIAKLPVREKIGRMKYEPEIENVRALIDETNAQFEELFKRYGA, via the coding sequence ATAGGAAGGATAATTCGTGTTACGGGTCCCCTGGTCGTCGCCGACGAGATGAAGGGCTCCAAGATGTACGAGGTCGTTCGCGTCGGCGAAATGGGTCTCATAGGAGAAATCATTCGCCTTGAGGGTGACAGGGCTGTTATCCAGGTCTACGAGGAGACCGCAGGTATAAGGCCGGGTGAGCCGGTCGAGGGAACCGGTGCCTCCCTGAGTGTTGAGCTCGGTCCCGGACTGCTCACCGCAATGTACGACGGAATTCAGAGGCCGCTCGAGGCCCTCAGGGACCTCAGCGGAGACTTCATAGCCAGGGGTCTCACCGCCCCGGCCCTTCCGAGGGACAAGAAGTGGCACTTCACGCCCAGGGTCAAGGTCGGTGACAAAGTCGTTGGCGGCGACGTGCTCGGTGTCGTTCCGGAGACGAGCATCATCGAGCACAAGATACTCGTTCCCCCGTGGGTCGAGGGAGAGATCGTTGAGATAGCCGAGGAGGGCGACTACACCGTCGAGGAGGTCATAGCCAAGGTCAAGAAGCCGGACGGGAGCATCGAGGAGCTCAAGATGTACCACCGCTGGCCCGTCCGTGTTAAGAGGCCCTACAAGAACAAGCTCCCGCCGGAGGTTCCGCTCATCACCGGACAGAGGACCATAGACACCTTCTTCAGCCAGGCCAAGGGTGGAACCGCCGCCATTCCCGGCCCGTTCGGAAGTGGAAAGACCGTTACCCAGCACCAGCTCGCCAAGTGGAGTGACGCCCAGATAGTTGTTTACATAGGCTGCGGTGAGCGCGGAAACGAGATGACCGACGTTCTTGAGGAGTTCCCCAAGCTCAAGGACCCGAAGACCGGAAAGCCGCTCATGGAGAGGACGGTTCTCATAGCCAACACCTCGAACATGCCGGTCGCGGCCAGGGAGGCTTCAATCTACACCGGAATCACCATCGCCGAGTACTTCCGCGACCAGGGCTACGATGTGGCTCTCATGGCCGACTCGACGAGCAGGTGGGCCGAGGCGCTCCGTGAGATTTCGGGCCGTCTCGAGGAGATGCCCGGTGAGGAGGGTTATCCAGCTTATCTCGCGAGCAAGATAGCGGAGTTCTACGAGAGGGCTGGACGTGTCGTGACCCTCGGAAGCGAGGAGAGGGTAGGAAGCGTTTCGGTCATAGGTGCCGTTTCACCGCCCGGTGGAGACTTCAGTGAGCCGGTCGTCCAGAACACCCTCCGTGTCGTCAAGGTCTTCTGGGCGCTCGACGCCGACTTGGCGAGGAGGAGGCACTTCCCGGCCATCAACTGGCTCAGGAGCTACTCGCTCTACGTGGACTCCATCAAGGACTGGTGGCACCAGAACGTTGATCCGGAATGGAAAGCCATGCGCGACAGGGCCATGGAGCTCCTCCAGAAGGAGGCCGAGCTCCAGGAGATAGTCAGAATCGTCGGTCCGGACGCCCTCCCGGACAGGGAGAAAGCTGTGCTCATCGTCACCAGGATGATACGTGAGGATTACCTCCAGCAGGACGCCTTCGACGAGGTTGACACCTACTGCCCGCCGAAGAAGCAGGTCACTATGCTCAGGGTTATCCTCAACTTCTACGACAGGACCATGGAGGCCGTGGACAGGGGCGTTCCGGTTGACGAGATAGCCAAGCTCCCGGTCAGGGAGAAGATAGGCCGTATGAAATACGAACCCGAGATTGAGAACGTCAGGGCCCTCATTGATGAGACGAACGCTCAGTTTGAGGAGCTCTTCAAGAGGTACGGGGCGTGA